The following proteins are co-located in the Camelina sativa cultivar DH55 chromosome 12, Cs, whole genome shotgun sequence genome:
- the LOC104730670 gene encoding 2S seed storage protein 4 codes for MANKLFLVCATLAVCFLLTNASIYRTVVEFDEDATNPMGPRQRCQREFQQSQHLRACQELMRRQMRQGRGGDEYDWEEDMENPQRRQQVLEQCCNELRQEDPACVCPTLQQAARSVSIQGQGQGQQRQSQARQVYQTAKHLPNVCRIPQVDVCPFQIPSGPSYY; via the coding sequence ATGGCAAACAAGCTCTTCCTCGTCTGCGCAACTCTCGCTGTCTGCTTCCTCCTCACTAACGCTTCCATCTACCGCACCGTCGTCGAGTTCGATGAAGACGCCACCAACCCCATGGGCCCAAGACAGAGATGTCAGAGGGAGTTCCAGCAATCACAGCACCTAAGAGCTTGCCAGGAATTGATGCGCAGGCAAATGAGGCAAGGCCGTGGTGGTGACGAGTACGATTGGGAAGAAGACATGGAGAACCCACAAAGACGCCAGCAGGTACTCGAGCAGTGCTGCAACGAGCTTCGCCAGGAAGACCCAGCTTGCGTTTGCCCCACCTTGCAGCAAGCGGCCAGATCGGTTAGCATCCAGGGTCAGGGACAAGGACAGCAGAGACAAAGCCAAGCTAGGCAAGTTTACCAGACAGCCAAGCACTTGCCTAACGTTTGCCGCATCCCGCAAGTTGATGTTTGCCCCTTCCAGATCCCTTCAGGCCCTTCTTACTACTAA